From Pyrenophora tritici-repentis strain M4 chromosome 1, whole genome shotgun sequence, the proteins below share one genomic window:
- a CDS encoding Arp, Ankyrin repeat protein → MEVLDFDYQDWKDTIQPDLAYAIEYWAEHVETSEDSTESMLNKLVTTFSQNCLTINKWWSCYVQMVHWIPLRVILQFPHTTIMNIFTYFGFHALFDRALESDKKEQLEMSLEHYDCFEQNPLSYAILKDDAHMVNALLNAGVLIAKIHVAFAAGSTIQIAKAVYQKYKLGEFGQELTYNILGRATRSGNNELLSIAINLLISKSKVSFLWSDTEFIKWGIAVGRWDIVQTLLLTITRPENTVEKIICYATLRHEKTILRNLLSTRKVDEAIRHLKISNISALCGALENKCPEMVKLLITDENVCLKDIQGMTPLQVAVAYPNIDTLVQLLDRPTFTINKGSVDGGIALNLVLHSVVTKIKIEYLTLILQKGARIQYENFGITALHVAAELGRPEVMEVLLEQLSDAEVKAQIDFQCISVHKEQEREDFTALAIAAMKGHGEIVKLLLGRGAKKDIKIQGKTAAKWASEAGHEDIVKLFQSKASKRK, encoded by the coding sequence ATGGAGGTCTTGGATTTTGACTACCAAGATTGGAAGGACACGATCCAACCCGACTTAGCCTACGCGATTGAATACTGGGCAGAGCACGTTGAAACCTCAGAGGATTCAACAGAGTCGATGCTGAACAAGCTTGTGACTACCTTTTCGCAGAACTGTCTGACAATCAACAAATGGTGGTCATGTTATGTCCAAATGGTGCATTGGATCCCCCTCAGGGTCATCTTGCAATTTCCTCACACAACCATTATGAATATCTTTACATACTTCGGCTTTCACGCGCTATTCGATAGAGCTCTCGAAAGCGATAAAAAGGAGCAGCTCGAGATGTCTCTAGAACATTACGATTGTTTTGAGCAGAATCCGCTTAGCTATGCCATTTTAAAGGATGATGCTCATATGGTAAACGCTCTTCTCAACGCCGGCGTGTTAATCGCCAAAATACACGTAGCCTTCGCTGCAGGTTCAACAATACAAATAGCCAAAGCGGTCTACCAAAAGTACAAACTTGGAGAATTTGGACAGGAACTGACATACAACATTCTAGGCCGGGCTACCAGAAGTGGGAATAATGAGCTACTTAGTATTGCAATTAACTTGTTGATAAGCAAGAGTAAGGTCAGCTTCCTATGGAGCGATACAGAATTCATCAAATGGGGGATTGCTGTTGGCCGCTGGGACATTGTCCAGACCCTATTGCTGACGATAACTCGGCCCGAGAACACCGTCGAAAAGATCATCTGCTATGCTACATTACGCCACGAGAAGACCATTCTGAGAAATCTCCTCAGCACGAGAAAAGTTGATGAAGCCATCCGCCATCTGAAAATCTCCAACATCAGTGCTCTATGCGGAGCCCTTGAAAACAAATGCCCAGAGATGGTCAAGCTCCTGATAACGGACGAAAATGTCTGCCTGAAGGATATACAGGGCATGACGCCTCTACAGGTAGCAGTCGCATATCCCAACATAGACACGCTGGTGCAACTCCTCGACAGACCCACATTCACCATCAACAAAGGCTCTGTTGACGGCGGCATAGCACTTAACCTCGTCCTCCACAGCGTCGTCACAAAGATCAAAATCGAATACCTTACGCTAATCTTACAAAAGGGAGCAAGAATACAATACGAAAATTTCGGGATCACCGCACTCCACGTAGCCGCCGAATTGGGCAGACCAGAAGTCATGGAAGTCCTTTTAGAACAGCTATCGGACGCAGAAGTCAAAGCCCAAATCGACTTTCAGTGCATAAGTGTCCATAAGGAGCAAGAGAGGGAGGATTTCACTGCGCTGGCGATAGCGGCGATGAAGGGCCATGGCGAGATTGTCAAGCTGCTACTAGGCAGAGGAGCGAAGAAGGATATCAAGATACAAGGGAAGACAGCTGCGAAGTGGGCTAGTGAAGCAGGACATGAAGACATAGTCAAGCTATTCCAAAGCAAAGCCAGTAAACGAAAATAA
- a CDS encoding Cofilin-ADF domain containing protein — translation MPAPSDILNDPDIAQAYEDVRSDKSETTWLILKYASATSDNLTLANTGTGDIAEMTQSLGDDEAAYAYVRMKLGNDEYSERVKFAFVVWQGPQTKVMRKAKMSFQSGQVKQVIRTYAVEIQTGDKKDLDAEAVTLKLRKAMGANYDRQTTNY, via the exons ATGCCAGCTCCATCTGATATCCTGAATGACCCGGATATCGCGCAGGCGTATGAGGATGTGAGGTCGGATAAGTCGGAGACTACGTGGTTGATTCTAAAG TATGCATCAGCCACATCCGACAACCTCACCCTCGCCAACACAGGCACGGGCGACATTGCCGAAATGACGCAAAGCCTCGGCGACGATGAAGCAGCCTACGCCTACGTGCGCATGAAACTCGGCAACGACGAGTATAGCGAACGTGTCAAGTTTGCTTTTGTGGTGTGGCAGG GCCCCCAAACAAAAGTCATGCGCAAAGCCAAAATGAGCTTCCAGAGCGGCCAGGTCAAGCAGGTGATTAGGACGTATGCGGTTGAGATACAGACGGGGGATAAGAAGGATTTGGATGCCGAGGCTGTGACGCTCAAGTTGAGGAAGGCCATGGGCGCGAATT ATGATCGGCAAACTACGAATTACTAG
- a CDS encoding F-box domain protein, with translation MAQVTDLPQELLDYVFKSLKPLDILNVAETCKTLHAAALPAIYHTIVMRWEIRRDMGLGTERKDLSDSSKAHDEEAIHRDNLPGPNIQLLLRTLAETPNYVKLVKKLDFRAAHCTFYDDDGSIRRCFPNSSIELTGQELRNDMFKRYVRAEKYPPPHRWLEKNKLLIIMAMLIVTCHKHLESLSISADFLLNNEWFPIMLRHGFAMNATALSPEWFIKLKSMRVILEHWDRESGYLYNRPPMPWSIEFRKIQKTLLLLHYLPAVETLELSAFADRRLGHNIALWRKKRKQSQKPFWPLDNKPRALCLTTLRLKQSSLALHTLQKLLEHAPLVNVLELEFYMHHKHAPLRLVELSRALRCIRRTLQHLKIRAIFFKDMFPNHSPHVEVSRILNSMGSLLRGFPALTTLEIPLSVLIGADYITTGPRPRLGDLLPPSLTHLTLNYDLNIPSFAIQNVMPYFHTYLAGEELLRKTWVKGHEAD, from the coding sequence ATGGCACAAGTTACGGACCTTCCACAAGAGTTGCTCGATTACGTATTCAAAAGCCTCAAACCTCTCGATATCCTcaacgtagccgaaacaTGCAAGACACTACACGCGGCTGCCCTACCAGCCATCTACCATACTATTGTCATGAGGTGGGAGATACGCAGGGATATGGGTCTCGGTACCGAAAGGAAGGATTTGAGTGACTCGTCCAAGGCCCATGATGAAGAAGCCATTCATCGGGATAATTTGCCAGGTCCAAACATACAGCTCTTACTCCGGACGCTGGCAGAAACCCCCAATTACGTCAAGCTCGTCAAAAAGCTGGACTTTCGAGCAGCCCACTGCACCTTCTACGATGATGACGGCTCAATCCGCAGGTGTTTTCCTAATAGTAGCATAGAGCTAACTGGTCAAGAGCTGCGTAACGACATGTTCAAGCGCTACGTGCGGGCGGAAAAGTACCCACCACCCCATCGCTGGTTGGAAAAGAACAAGCTACTTATAATCATGGCTATGCTGATCGTAACTTGCCACAAACACCTTGAGTCACTGTCCATCTCTGCCGACTTCCTGCTCAACAACGAATGGTTTCCCATAATGCTCCGTCATGGGTTCGCCATGAATGCAACGGCACTATCGCCCGAGTGGTTTATTAAATTGAAAAGCATGCGCGTTATATTGGAGCATTGGGATCGAGAATCAGGATATCTCTACAATCGGCCGCCTATGCCGTGGTCTATCGAGTTCAGAAAGATCCAAAAGACTTTGCTACTTCTTCACTATCTACCCGCTGTTGAGACATTGGAGCTTTCTGCATTTGCGGATAGGCGTCTAGGTCATAATATAGCACTGtggaggaagaagagaaagcAGTCACAGAAGCCCTTTTGGCCTCTGGACAACAAACCACGAGCTCTCTGTCTGACCACGCTAAGGCTCAAACAGTCATCTTTGGCCCTACACACTCTCCAGAAATTGCTTGAACACGCACCGTTGGTCAACGTTTTGGAGCTCGAATTTTATATGCATCACAAACATGCCCCACTGAGGTTGGTCGAGCTGTCTAGGGCTTTGCGGTGCATCCGCCGCACACTCCAACACCTAAAGATACGTGCGATTTTCTTCAAGGACATGTTTCCCAACCACAGCCCGCACGTAGAGGTGAGCAGAATACTCAACAGCATGGGTTCATTGCTGCGCGGCTTCCCTGCGCTCACCACGTTGGAAATTCCCCTCTCAGTGCTCATCGGGGCAGACTACATCACAACCGGCCCACGGCCCCGACTCGGCGATCTTCTCCCCCCTTCGCTCACCCATCTAACCCTGAATTACGATCTTAACATACCATCCTTTGCAATCCAAAATGTCATGCCATACTTCCACACATATCTAGCGGGTGAGGAGCTTCTCAGAAAAACGTGGGTCAAAGGTCACGAGGCAGACTGA
- a CDS encoding SIR2, NAD-dependent protein deacetylase, SIR2 family yields the protein MQEAIETKTVPHCLDPSCNGLVKPEIVFFGEQLPSAFFDNRHLPSQADLAIVMGTSLSVHPFASLPQLCEDETPRLLINQEKVGDLGGRADDVLVLEACDSGVRKLAEACGWLEELEELWATTAPAEDAAPKEPVKKSRDELLEDEVEKLTREVEENLRLGKAQQDWLDNHVDNKLARKQEDKDTKESASGPQPTDDPDSKKMAPVASPGATKTDPGGDLDHVFPHMKKPSL from the coding sequence ATGCAGGAGGCGATAGAGACCAAAACAGTGCCCCACTGTCTTGATCCCTCCTGTAACGGCCTCGTCAAGCCCGAAATCGTCTTCTTCGGCGAGCAGCTGCCGTCTGCCTTTTTCGATAACCGTCACCTCCCCTCGCAAGCCGACCTAGCCATAGTCATGGGCACTTCGCTTTCCGTACACCCGTTTGCATCGCTGCCGCAGCTCTGCGAAGATGAGACACCGCGCTTGCTCATTAATCAGGAGAAAGTGGGCGATTTAGGAGGACGAGCGGATGATGTGTTGGTGTTAGAGGCTTGTGATAGTGGTGTGAGGAAGCTCGCCGAGGCATGTGGCTGGTTGGAAGAACTGGAGGAGCTATGGGCAACCACCGCACCGGCTGAAGATGCGGCACCCAAGGAGCCCGTCAAGAAGAGCCGTGACGAGCTTCTCGAAGACGAGGTTGAGAAGCTCACAAgggaggtggaggagaaTCTGCGATTGGGCAAGGCACAGCAGGACTGGCTGGACAATCATGTGGATAACAAGCTAGCAAGGAAACAGGAGGATAAGGATACGAAAGAGTCTGCATCGGGACCCCAGCCAACAGACGATCCAGACTCGAAAAAGATGGCACCTGTGGCAAGTCCTGGCGCGACGAAAACGGACCCTGGTGGTGACTTGGACCATGTGTTTCCACACATGAAGAAGCCATCTCTTTAA
- a CDS encoding FabG, Dehydrogenase with different specificities (related to short-chain alcohol dehydrogenase): MSVKGKVFTITGAASGMGLETARLFASKGATLSLADIQEKPLKELEAELQKSGAKVMSRVVNVSKRADVDSWIADTVEKFGKIDGAANLAGVIGKQSSVATIEEVDDDDWDFIMGVNVVGLRNCLRAEVPHMNEGSAILNAASILGLVGAPKQLAYCASKHAVVGMTRSAAKELGPKNIRVNCICPGPVDTAMLRKSYELQGTVVDYSWLPLGRAAHQKEVPPLIEFLLTDASSFITGNAMPIDGGWYC; this comes from the exons ATGTCGGTCAAGGGAAAAGTCTTCACTATAACGGGGGCAGCGTCGGGAATGGGCCTCGAAACGGCGAGGCTATTTGCGAGCAAAGGCGCAACACTATCTCTTGCTGACATCCAAGAGAAGCCTCTCAAGGAGCTTGAAGCTGAACTACAAAAGTCTGGTGCCAAGGTCATGTCCAGAGTCGTCAATGTCAGTAAGCGTGCGGACGTTGACAGCTGGATTGCGGACACAGTCGAGAAGTTTGGCAAGATAGACGGTGCAGCAAACCTAGCTGGTGTCATTGGCAAGCAGAGCAGCGTCGCTACCATCGAGGAAGTCGACGATGACGACTGGGACTTTATCATGGGAGTAAACGTTGTAGGTTTGCGGAACTGTCTCCGCGCAGAGGTTCCGCATATGAATGAGGGAAGCGCCATCCTCAATGCTGCAAGTATCCTGGGTCTTGTTGGTGCACCCAAACAGCTTGCGTATTGCGCATCGAAGCATGCTGTCGTTGGCATGACTAGATCCGCAGCAAAAGAGCTAGGCCCGAAGAACATCCGAGTCAACTGCATTTGCCC GGGTCCAGTTGATACAGCAATGCTGAGAAAGTCCTATGAGCTTCAAGGGACGGTGGTGGATTACTCATGGCTCCCACTTGGACGGGCGGCGCATCAAAAAGAAGTACCACCGCTGATTGAATTCTTGCTTACAGACGCATCATCTTTCATCACTGGAAATGCGATGCCAATTGATGGTGGATGGTACTGCTAG
- a CDS encoding FabG, Dehydrogenase with different specificities (related to short-chain alcohol dehydrogenase) produces MESGSNITPIDQPLDGKILLITGGASGIGLSVTKQAQALGTRVLVADIKTTPDFDTFAAGKPNILYVKTDVTRWNDLEKLFDECEKKWNDVPDAYAICAGLFDPPFSNFWEDPEQEHGYMQVDVNVNHPIKLTRLAIRKSLGKGKRASVCIIASVAGIVGNMAAPMYCATKHALVGFVKSLKPTEPLTGVKITTLCPASVLTPMFDASKQKQFSMDADKVLTPDICATHLLELLQKKEYPCGSVLELTLAGTRLIPEWGVQPPAGAGTGQDLDVNFMTNMLQPIKDKLDSERAKV; encoded by the exons ATGGAAAGCGGATCAAACATCACTCCCATTGACCAGCCTCTAGATGGCAAGATCCTCCTCATCACCGGAGGTGCATCAG GCATCGGTCTATCTGTAACGAAGCAAGCACAAGCTCTCGGCACACGCGTGCTTGTAGCCGATATCAAGACCACCCCGGACTTTGACACCTTTGCTGCCGGCAAACCCAACATCCTCTACGTCAAAACTGATGTGACTCGTTGGAACGACTTGGAAAAGCTCTTCGATGAATGTGAGAAGAAGTGGAATGATGTTCCGGATGCATATGCCATCTGTGCAGGGCTGTTCGACCCACCGTTTTCCAACTTCTGGGAGGACCCTGAACAAGAGCATGGGTACATGCAGGTCGATGTCAATGTCAACCACCCAATCAAGTTAACACGACTGGCCATCAGGAAGAGCCTGGGAAAGGGGAAGAGGGCGAGTGTGTGTATCATT GCGTCTGTCGCAGGCATTGTTGGAAACATGGCAGCGCCCATGTACTGCGCAACAAAACATGCCCTCGTCGGCTTCGTGAAAAGTCTGAAACCTACCGAACCCCTCACCGGCGTCAAAATCACGACTCTCTGTCCCGCAAGTGTACTCACGCCAATGTTCGACGCATCGAAACAGAAGCAGTTCTCCATGGATGCCGATAAAGTCCTGACACCAGATATTTGCGCGACGCATTTACTAGAACTTCTGCAAAAGAAAGAGTACCCATGTGGAAGTGTGTTGGAACTCACGTTGGCTGGAACAAGACTTATCCCAGAATGGGGGGTACAGCCACCAGCAGGTGCGGGCACAGGACAAGATTTAGACGTGAACTTCATGACAAACATGCTGCAGCCTATCAAGGATAAATTGGATTCTGAGAGAGCAAAGGTGTAG
- a CDS encoding BTB multi-domain protein, translating to MDSKINLTTPHVNVLLNPEDIPLPPTPTKAKAKDEKLALGDDHADFTVLCDGQRYLTHRSILKNASPYFARMFHFNGQETDDEQVEIPDVNATSMKHILDYMYTSTYKLHGGAIIPSTDYCGHSTYALLHGPKKGAQIFKHKCPCAGKTLDPGHLLQHVRIYTLADYFGMELLKVFARQGVKDVLHVYWQCETLELVDALEEAFTATPDDDKGLKDVFVSVLKEHPGLVIDEDGEVAVWLSKYPEVGDEVHWDDRPAHWGK from the coding sequence ATGGACAGCAAGATCAATCTTACTACGCCCCACGTCAACGTGTTACTGAACCCAGAGGATATCCCCCTTCCACCGACGCCGACAAAAGCGAAGGCCAAAGATGAAAAGCTTGCCCTAGGCGATGACCACGCCGACTTCACAGTCCTGTGCGATGGACAACGGTACCTCACGCACAGGAGCATCCTAAAAAATGCATCACCGTACTTCGCGCGCATGTTCCACTTCAACGGACAGGAGACAGACGACGAACAGGTAGAGATACCAGACGTCAACGCAACATCCATGAAACACATTCTCGACTACATGTACACCTCTACCTACAAACTGCACGGCGGCGCCATCATCCCTTCGACCGATTACTGTGGGCACAGTACCTATGCTCTTCTCCACGGCCCCAAGAAAGGCGCTCAGATCTTCAAGCACAAGTGTCCGTGCGCGGGCAAGACGCTGGATCCGGGACATTTGCTGCAGCATGTGCGCATCTATACTTTGGCGGATTACTTTGGTATGGAATTATTGAAGGTGTTTGCGCGGCAGGGCGTGAAGGATGTGTTGCACGTGTATTGGCAGTGTGAGACATTGGAGTTGGTGGATGCGCTGGAGGAGGCGTTTACTGCTACGCCGGATGACGATAAGGGTCTGAAGGATGTGTTTGTGAGTGTGTTGAAGGAACATCCGGGGTTGGTGATTGATGAGGATGGTGAGGTTGCAGTGTGGCTGTCGAAGTATCCGGAAGTTGGGGATGAAGTGCATTGGGATGATAGGCCGGCGCATTGGGGGAAGTGA
- a CDS encoding PAN-4 domain containing protein: MTSQPTGPITCPAYNGTTYTAGSKVFLVLCDADINGDTFPGPISPTYPGSYEKCLLDCQSTPGCVAVSYVKGGPCYLKGSAAGSNPNANIIGGKLIHGSPAASTPASGFSTVTVTSCATTGSSASGSSATGSSTTSSATPTTTSRTCPEGDGAIYTTECGAEYALECGVDRFGNDLKNGLVFADTWERCVQACDMTSGCVSVSWVSERHGACYMKSSVGKVHNNSNIEGGRKISDCNRLKLHGKRVVHEKRALALTTPGRFFNPDYTFTRETLTFTTYTTLLPVFTTTPLAQPATITKFVVASTVITITTSVPSQVFSGVTHITKCPLSTSTV, from the coding sequence ATGACATCTCAACCTACTGGACCCATCACCTGCCCCGCTTATAACGGAACAACGTATACTGCGGGATCGAAGGTGTTTTTGGTTCTGTGCGACGCGGACATTAATGGCGACACTTTCCCAGGTCCGATTAGCCCAACTTACCCAGGATCCTACGAAAAGTGCTTGCTTGACTGCCAATCAACCCCCGGCTGTGTCGCTGTCAGCTACGTCAAGGGTGGGCCTTGTTATTTAAAGGGTTCTGCAGCAGGCAGCAACCCCAACGCCAACATCATCGGCGGAAAGTTGATTCATGGTTCCCCAGCCGCCTCAACACCAGCCTCTGGTTTCTCGACCGTGACCGTGACCAGCTGCGCAACGACCGGTTCTTCCGCTAGTGGTTCTTCTGCTACCGGTTCTTCCACTACCTCTTCAGCCACCCCAACGACTACTTCACGCACATGCCCTGAAGGCGATGGCGCCATATACACTACTGAGTGCGGTGCAGAATACGCCCTTGAGTGTGGCGTCGATCGTTTTGGTAACGACCTTAAGAACGGCCTTGTCTTTGCAGATACCTGGGAGCGTTGTGTACAAGCTTGCGACATGACTTCTGGCTGCGTGAGTGTCTCTTGGGTTTCGGAGAGGCATGGGGCTTGCTACATGAAGAGTAGTGTCGGCAAGGTCCACAATAATTCAAACATTGAGGGCGGTCGTAAGATTAGTGATTGCAACAGGCTCAAACTGCACGGAAAGCGAGTAGTGCACGAAAAGCGAGCACTTGCGCTTACAACCCCTGGTCGCTTCTTCAATCCCGACTACACATTCACTAGGGAGACTTTGACCTTCACAACATACACCACTTTGCTTCCTGTTTTCACTACAACACCTTTGGCACAACCTGCTACTATCACGAAGTTCGTCGTGGCATCGACTGTCATTACCATCACAACCAGTGTTCCATCCCAAGTCTTCAGTGGTGTGACACATATCACCAAGTGCCCGTTATCGACTTCCACAGTCTAG
- a CDS encoding Herpes-BLLF1 multi-domain protein — protein sequence MSNCSLVAPGLPSLVGGAIPTFAYDHAEHGFLSGDDFGIEMAYMSGTSTCFHSEMATLTPILSNPRLYYTRTCQYVTIGTTYTALECPKGRLWDWVNRGEYIIDNKLASPYSGQTPRPFTATFGNSAAPPVSITTSLTLTRPFTTTKSGNYYPFSPVTITRTTATSTSTSLSTVTVPVTVPVVITDCPSLSNLPLPTSTPETSIPQSSSYPVIPPLVSTSTSKSTSPFSLPPTSTSSPSLPTSLSTIPVSIPTISTVTISLPTTTSTSISSGYSTSFLSIPVPLPTSTLTIPVSILTSILSTPSTMSTSIPVSTPSVTPTVSVPTTLSRDHASDPIIELILDPGIVELKLKLCYVYLGSAIIKLIIGLIKHIIELNIKLILKLILKLCYVYLSSAIIELILDPDILKLKPCCVYLGSAIVFSILDHVSCRQRN from the exons ATGTCGAACTGCTCACTCGTAGCCCCGGGATTGCCCTCCCTTGTTGGAGGGGCCATACCAACGTTCGCCTATGATCATGCTGAACATGGCTTCTTGTCCGGCGACGACTTTGGCATTGAGATGGCGTATATGTCTGGTACCTCGACCTGCTTTCACTCAGAGATGGCTACACTCACCCCCATCCTGTCTAACCCCCGTCTGTACTACACTCGCACTTGCCAGTACGTAACTATTGGAACTACCTACACAGCTCTGGAGTGTCCCAAAGGCCGGCTTTGGGATTGGGTGAACAGGGGCGAGTACATCATCGACAACAAGCTTGCTTCCCCCTACAGTGGTCAAACTCCTCGCCCTTTCACGGCCACCTTTGGTAACAGTGCTGCGCCACCTGTTTCAATCACGACTTCCTTGACCCTCACTCGGCCTTTCACGACTACAAAATCCGGAAACTATTACCCGTTCAGCCCCGTTACCATTACTCGGACCACTGCTACCTCTACAAGCACAAGTCTCTCTACAGTCACTGTTCCTGTGACCGTTCCAGTCGTGATTACAGATTGTCCGTCGCTTTCCAATCTCCCTCTTCCGACGAGCACCCCTGAGACTTCTATTCCGCAGTCTAGCAGCTACCCAGTGATTCCTCCTCTAGTTTCGACAAGCACTTCGAAGAGCACAAGCCCGTTTTCTCTTCCGCCTACCTCGACAAGCTCGCCTTCGCTGCCTACTAGTCTTTCGACTATCCCGGTTTCTATTCCCACTATCTCGACTGTCACGATTTCGCTACCTACCACTACCTCTACCAGCATCTCCTCTGGCTATTCTACGAGCTTTCTCTCAATCCCGGTTCCGCTTCCTACTAGCACCCTCACAATCCCTGTCAGCATCCTCACGAGCATCCTTTCAACGCCGTCCACAATGTCTACTAGTATCCCTGTTAGCACCCCTTCGGTCACTCCTACAGTTTCGGTTCCTACGACT CTCTCCCGCGACCACGCTTCCGATCCCATCATCGAGCTCATCCTCGACCCCGGTATCGTCGAGCTCAAGCTCAAGCTCTGCTACGTCTACCTCGGCTCAGCCATCATCAAGCTCATCATCGGGCTCATCAAGCACATCATCGAGCTCAATATCAAGCTCATCCTCAAGCTCATCCTCAAGCTCTGTTATGTCTACCTCAGCTCAGCCATCATCGAGCTCATCCTCGACCCCGACATCCTCAAGCTCAAGCCCTGCTGCGTCTACCTCGGCTCAGCCATCGTATTCTCCATCCTTGATCACGTGTCCTGCCGCCAACGGAACTAA
- a CDS encoding Protein required for assembly cytochrome c oxidase, translated as MVERHSPGDCLRPPLKYTLPTQCQQLQKGYAECKKGMIDMRKRFRGNRPIAVQGQLETGAFGQGRAEADEKAGTIEEKGYMLYAGRPYKDVKETKGNEDPDNKGLER; from the coding sequence ATGGTCGAGCGACACTCCCCCGGCGATTGTCTCCGCCCACCTCTCAAATACACTCTCCCGACACAATGCCAGCAACTGCAAAAAGGCTACGCAGAGTGCAAAAAGGGTATGATTGATATGCGGAAGCGGTTCCGCGGCAATCGGCCAATCGCCGTCCAAGGTCAACTAGAGACGGGCGCATTTGGGCAGGGACGAGCAGAGGCGGATGAAAAGGCAGGCACAATCGAAGAGAAAGGATACATGTTGTACGCGGGACGACCATACAAAGATGTCAAAGAGACCAAGGGCAACGAGGATCCTGACAACAAGGGTCTGGAGAGGTAG